In the Lepus europaeus isolate LE1 chromosome 18, mLepTim1.pri, whole genome shotgun sequence genome, one interval contains:
- the LOC133746594 gene encoding prolyl hydroxylase EGLN3-like — protein MPLSHIMSQDLEKIAMDYIMPCLHEVGFCYLDNFLGKVVGNCVLERVKQLHCEGALRDGQLAGPRAQVSQRHLRGDQITWIGGNEKGCEAISFLLSLIDRLVLYCGSRLGKYYVKERSKAMVACYPGNGTGYVRHVDNPNDDGRCITCIYYLNKNWDAKLHGGILRIFPEGKSFVADVEPIFNRLLFFWSDRRNPHEVQPSYATRYAMTGTLMLKKEQKPKRNSVI, from the coding sequence ATGCCCCTGTCACACATCATGAGCCAGGATCTGGAGAAAATTGCCATGGATTACATCATGCCGTGCCTGCACGAGGTGGGCTTCTGCTACCTGGACAACTTCCTGGGCAAGGTGGTGGGCAACTGCGTGCTGGAGCGCGTGAAGCAGCTGCACTGCGAAGGGGCCCTGCGGGACGGCCAGCTGGCCGGGCCGCGCGCCCAGGTCTCACAGCGGCACCTGCGCGGCGACCAGATCACGTGGATCGGGGGCAACGAGAAGGGCTGCGAGGCCATCAGCTTCCTCCTGTCCCTCATCGACAGGCTAGTCCTGTACTGCGGAAGCCGCCTGGGCAAATACTACGTCAAGGAGAGGTCCAAGGCAATGGTGGCATGCTATCCAGGAAATGGAACAGGTTATGTTCGCCACGTGGACAATCCCAATGATGACGGCCGCTGTATCACCTGCATCTACTACCTGAACAAGAACTGGGATGCCAAGCTACATGGTGGGATCCTGAGGATATTTCCAGAAGGGAAGTCGTTCGTAGCAGATGTGGAGCCCATTTTCAATAGACTGCTGTTCTTCTGGTCGGACCGCAGGAATCCACATGAGGTGCAGCCTTCCTATGCCACCAGATACGCCATGACTGGTACTTTGATGCTGAAGAAAGAGCAGAAGCCAAAAAGAAATTCGGTAATTTAA